The Nitrospira sp. genome contains a region encoding:
- a CDS encoding carboxypeptidase regulatory-like domain-containing protein — protein sequence MRRNVSWILCLRYQSKSALLCWMQILGFLFLATLTGCGGDTPETSSNPGTNGTITGRVISSDGAGGIANATIEVGSVRSSSGSDGSYTLSVPATGRAVVRVEAAGFAENIRIARVMAGESTPLTVQLVRVGITQNVAIASGGTITVPNSTAQIVLPANGLVPQTGGSLAANVAVSVTPINVATTTNGMPGDFTASVGNAIRQIESFGAMAIDVRDSNDVRYNLSPGSSSTIRIPVSTRSANIPATIPLFYFDDSTGRWIQEGQATLVGIGPNRYYEGSVTRLIYWNADLVTETIFVTGCVRNDSGQPAVNALVESDGIDYSGSSRVYTATDGSFQIPISKNGKATLAALVGTQLTNTVTAGPAGTNIVLDPCLAITTNLSGFNIKLTWGTQPLDLDSHLFTPNGSHVFFGAPGSLTALPFVSLDVDDTTSFGPEVVTITKLMQGTYTYAVHNFSGTLTPGMTGSPGRVELSQNGNISVFAPPPGEGSKLWWHVFNIIVDAQCKVSVTPVNAWLDQQPASSPGGTPTFCIVN from the coding sequence ATGAGAAGAAATGTTTCCTGGATATTGTGTTTGCGGTATCAGTCCAAGTCTGCACTTTTATGTTGGATGCAGATTCTTGGCTTCTTGTTTCTTGCAACCCTTACAGGATGCGGAGGTGACACCCCCGAGACATCTTCAAATCCTGGAACCAATGGGACTATTACTGGTCGTGTTATTTCTTCTGACGGTGCGGGAGGAATTGCCAATGCCACAATTGAAGTGGGGTCCGTGCGGTCCTCATCAGGATCTGATGGGAGCTATACACTCTCTGTACCTGCAACTGGCCGGGCAGTGGTGCGAGTCGAAGCTGCCGGTTTTGCAGAGAACATTCGTATTGCTCGTGTGATGGCTGGGGAGAGCACGCCGCTCACCGTACAACTTGTCAGGGTCGGCATTACGCAGAATGTCGCCATCGCGTCCGGAGGCACGATAACCGTACCGAACTCTACGGCCCAGATTGTCCTTCCAGCTAACGGACTTGTTCCACAAACGGGTGGATCCCTGGCGGCCAATGTCGCAGTCTCGGTCACTCCTATTAACGTGGCAACTACTACGAACGGCATGCCCGGAGATTTTACCGCTTCTGTTGGTAATGCTATCAGACAGATCGAGAGTTTTGGCGCAATGGCGATCGATGTCCGCGACAGCAATGACGTGCGGTACAACTTATCCCCGGGTAGCAGCTCCACGATTCGTATTCCTGTCAGTACAAGATCCGCTAATATTCCTGCGACAATTCCGCTCTTCTATTTTGATGACTCGACCGGGCGATGGATCCAAGAAGGTCAAGCAACACTGGTTGGTATTGGCCCCAATCGTTATTACGAGGGTAGCGTGACTCGGTTGATCTATTGGAATGCTGATCTAGTGACAGAGACTATCTTCGTAACCGGATGTGTTAGAAACGACTCGGGCCAGCCTGCAGTCAATGCCCTCGTCGAGAGCGACGGCATTGACTACTCCGGTTCCTCACGGGTCTATACCGCAACAGATGGTTCGTTCCAGATACCTATCAGTAAAAATGGTAAAGCGACGCTAGCAGCTCTTGTCGGTACACAATTGACTAACACGGTGACAGCCGGGCCTGCAGGGACAAATATTGTTTTAGACCCGTGCCTCGCTATAACTACTAACTTGAGTGGTTTCAACATCAAGCTGACGTGGGGCACGCAGCCCCTCGATCTCGACTCCCATTTGTTCACGCCCAACGGTAGCCACGTGTTTTTCGGCGCGCCAGGTTCCTTGACCGCTCTGCCCTTTGTAAGTCTTGACGTGGATGACACCACCAGCTTCGGCCCCGAAGTTGTGACAATCACCAAGTTAATGCAAGGAACCTACACCTATGCCGTACATAATTTCAGTGGGACGCTGACTCCCGGCATGACAGGGTCGCCCGGTCGCGTGGAGCTCAGCCAGAATGGGAATATCAGCGTCTTTGCCCCGCCCCCTGGTGAAGGGTCCAAGCTTTGGTGGCATGTCTTCAATATTATCGTGGATGCGCAATGCAAAGTGTCAGTGACACCAGTAAATGCCTGGCTGGATCAACAACCTGCGTCGTCACCTGGTGGAACTCCGACATTCTGCATCGTGAACTAG
- a CDS encoding type II toxin-antitoxin system RelE/ParE family toxin, which yields MSYSLEFSEAVFATLEDLGHSDAKRLRQVFLKILTLRRAPRPPDSEQLAHFTYRDFTGFRVTQGEYRIIYAIDEKVKVVKVARVLHRDRDYRELDRI from the coding sequence GTGAGTTATTCGCTCGAGTTCTCAGAGGCCGTTTTCGCGACACTTGAAGATCTTGGACATTCCGATGCCAAACGGCTCCGCCAGGTCTTTCTCAAGATTCTTACTCTCCGCCGTGCCCCTCGTCCTCCTGACTCCGAACAACTCGCGCATTTCACCTACCGGGATTTTACCGGCTTTCGGGTGACACAGGGAGAATATCGCATCATCTATGCAATCGATGAAAAGGTTAAGGTGGTGAAAGTGGCCAGGGTCCTGCACCGCGACCGGGATTATCGAGAGCTGGATCGCATTTAA
- a CDS encoding type II toxin-antitoxin system Phd/YefM family antitoxin: MKKSNTVHAENTVTATKAKASFSAVLAKAGYQGQRIVIKKGARPTAVLLGYDDYQRLVDLEDRYESALLTKSLKDDRFLTLDDMTKRLGL, encoded by the coding sequence ATGAAGAAGTCGAACACTGTCCACGCAGAAAACACGGTGACGGCGACTAAGGCCAAGGCGAGTTTCTCAGCCGTCTTAGCCAAAGCCGGCTATCAGGGGCAGCGGATCGTGATTAAGAAAGGGGCGCGCCCGACCGCCGTACTCCTTGGTTATGATGACTATCAGCGATTGGTTGATTTAGAAGATCGTTACGAGTCCGCCCTCCTCACCAAAAGCCTCAAGGACGATCGATTTCTGACCCTCGATGATATGACCAAGCGTCTTGGCCTGTGA